The Antedon mediterranea chromosome 11, ecAntMedi1.1, whole genome shotgun sequence genome window below encodes:
- the LOC140061989 gene encoding uncharacterized protein → MLECFVKTSKKTRFLKEQFPDFEYVEIWEHEWKRIKQSLAPNIKSIVSKVPFIRQTLNPRDAFFGGRTNASCLFYKVKPGEEINYIDYTSLYPYVNKYGTYPVGHPEIDDRKDMSTDINEYFGLIKCTIEAPKNLFHPVLPYRSNGKLMFALCRTCVDSQQQTACNHSGTDREFTGSWATIEVAKAVEVGYEIRKVHVVWHFKNKSAYSADSPSSGLFASYINTFLKLKQEASGWPEWCKTPEDKQKYISDYRTVEGIDLNHDDIAYNPGLRSLAKLMLNSFWGKFGQRENLTRIKYTQDPNEVYDILSNPRVVVHDLNFVNDDLAEIKYEDEEQFVEVNRKVNVVIAAFTTALARLKLYELLEKLQERVLYYDTDSVIFVSKPGVWDPPLGDYLGQLTTEVDPKDGKYIESFVSGGPKNYAYKLDTGKTVCKVKGFTLNFTNAQKINFDTVSNMVRGIGPNTIKTVEKNRITRKPKTRKIVNETSTKDYRIVYDKRIIIENYRTVPYGYVW, encoded by the coding sequence ATGTTGGAATGCTTTGTCAAAACAAGCAAGAAAACACGGTTTCTGAAGGAGCAATTTCCAGATTTTGAGTACGTCGAAATTTGGGAACACGAATGGAAACGGATCAAACAATCGCTGGCCCCTAACATTAAATCTATCGTCTCCAAAGTTCCTTTCATTAGGCAAACTTTGAATCCAAGAGACGCTTTTTTCGGTGGGAGGACTAATGCCAGTTGTTTGTTCTATAAGGTAAAACCGGGTGAAGAAATTAATTACATCGATTATACTTCATTGTAcccttatgtaaataaatacggtacctACCCCGTAGGACATCCTGAAATCGATGATCGCAAAGACATGTCCACAGATATCAACGAGTATTTCGGTTTGATAAAGTGTACTATCGAAGCGCCTAAAAATTTATTCCATCCAGTCTTACCTTATAGATCAAACGGTAAATTAATGTTTGCTCTCTGTAGAACATGCGTCGATTCTCAACAACAAACCGCTTGCAATCATTCTGGTACAGATAGAGAATTTACAGGTTCTTGGGCAACGATCGAGGTCGCTAAAGCCGTGGAGGTTGGGTACGAGATACGTAAAGTTCACGTAGTATggcactttaaaaataaaagcgcGTACTCTGCAGATTCTCCCTCGTCCGGTCTATTTGCCTCTTAcattaacacatttttaaaattgaaacaagAAGCTTCGGGTTGGCCTGAATGGTGTAAAACGCCcgaagataaacaaaaatatatttcggACTATCGAACCGTAGAAGGTATCGACTTGAATCATGACGACATTGCGTACAATCCTGGGCTTCGATCTCTGGCCAAATTAATGCTAAATAGTTTTTGGGGTAAATTTGGTCAGCGTGAAAATCTCACGagaattaaatatacgcaagaTCCTAACGAGGTTTACGATATTTTATCGAACCCACGGGTAGTCGTTCATGATCtaaattttgttaatgatgATTTGGCTGAAATAAAATACGAAGACGAGGAACAATTTGTTGAAGTTAACCGAAAGGTTAACGTTGTCATTGCCGCATTTACCACTGCGCTAGCGCGTTTAAAATTATACGAACTGTTGGAGAAATTACAGGAACGTGTCCTGTATTACGATACCGACAGCGTAATCTTCGTGTCAAAACCCGGGGTTTGGGACCCTCCCCTGGGCGACTACTTGGGTCAGTTAACGACCGAGGTCGACCCTAAAGACGGTAAGTACATCGAGTCCTTTGTTTCTGGGGGGCCTAAGAACTACGCCTATAAATTGGATACAGGGAAGACCGTTTGTAAAGTTAAAGGTTTTACCCTTAATTTTACAAACGCTCAGAAAATTAACTTTGACACCGTCTCCAATATGGTAAGAGGTATTGGTCCTAATACAATTAAGACAGTTGAGAAGAATCGTATAACGCGCAAGCCAAAAACACGTAAGATAGTCAACGAAACATCGACTAAAGACTATCGAATCGTGTACGATAAAAGAATTATTATCGAAAATTATCGTACAGTTCCTTACGGTTATGTTTGGTAA
- the LOC140061990 gene encoding uncharacterized protein, with translation MSKRIKKNAETIRFLAHCSPRQRKIILENADDQLVTALCECAMNVLKGRVQVSNAHKKKLVRYKKHMRDITNKSISPLKRKRLLIQKGGFLGLILQPILQTLDNSMKGILERDDLHDYDKITMYNQVLQRYLNKEKPVNNPSPMSLNVQQTGNVEINENGAESKEDYTDSISKEILQSMPSSLKSKTKTFLDRLDRYRKMGVIDWSRYGELLIEGQMVKGSNLLDLTKDIIQEKKGFEPIGWRDFITVLAKLNTPESLIGNPTRRRTLQRIKSSGTPPHALPKRKNEEDYDLDDDDDEDEKLTFRAPAKRRSTRQPKPKWLNF, from the exons ATGTCGAAACGTATCAAAAAGAATGCTGAAACTATTCGTTTCCTAGCCCACTGTTCACCGCGTCAAAGAAAAATTATCTTGGAAAACGCGGACGATCAACTGGTGACGGCTTTGTGCGAATGCGCAATGAATGTTTTAAAAGGTCGAGTGCAAGTATCCAACGCTCACAAGAAGAAGTTGGTTCGGTACAAGAAACACATGCGTGATATTACCAATAAAAGCATTTCGCCTCTCAAGAGAAAACGTTTACTTATTCAAAAGGGCGGCTTCCTCGGTCTTATATTACAACCGATTCTACAAACATTGG ATAATTCTATGAAGGGTATACTCGAAAGGGATGACTTGCACGATTACGATAAAATTACCATGTACAATCAAGTACTTCAACGATATTTAAATAAAGAGAAACCCGTAAATAACCCTTCACCTATGAGCTTGAACGTACAACAAACGGGGAACGTTGAAATAAACGAAAATGGCGCAGAATCTAAAGAAGATTATACGGACTCTATATCTAAAGAAATACTACAAAGTATGCCCTCATCGTTGAAatccaaaacaaaaacatttctgGACCGACTAGACCGTTACCGGAAGATGGGAGTAATTGATTGGTCAAGATACGGTGAACTACTAATCGAAGGACAAATGGTAAAGGGGAGTAATTTACTAGATTTGACTAAAGATATAATACAAGAAAAGAAAGGATTTGAGCCTATAGGCTGGAGGGATTTTATAACGGTATTGGCGAAATTGAACACCCCAGAAAGTTTGATTGGAAATCCGACGAGACGTCGTACCTTACAAAGAATTAAATCGAGCGGTACACCTCCTCACGCACTACCTAAACGAAAGAATGAGGAGGATTATGACCtcgatgacgatgatgatgaggatgaaaAACTTACCTTTCGAGCGCCTGCCAAGAGGCGTTCAACTAGACAACCTAAACCTAAAtggttaaatttttaa
- the LOC140061991 gene encoding uncharacterized protein F54H12.2-like: protein MAFVHNHSCECLKSELDLFSVPPTQTSITKGQWVQYHPFNSITDVGPLQFNIQGSSEEYMDLSQTMLNVKLKITKQDGTDLQPADPVGPANLLLQSLFSEVDVSLNERLITPSTNTYSYRALIETLLTYGSDAKNTHLTGGLFHKDTAGKMDVADPTLAENAVNKGLKKRAQYIGGSRFVDLIGPIHCDIFFQDRMMLNGVDVKIKLHRSKNAFSLMSSDAAAGFKIRLEDASLFVRKVRLNPSIALAHAKALERGPAKYPLRRVEVKTLTIPRGNLSFTRESLYNGNLPKRLVVGLVTTEAFNGSYEKNPYNFQHFNTNFLALYIDGEQVPWKPLKPTFEDGGNYMLAYQSLFSGSNTLFQDTGNQISRDDYPKGYSLFAFDLTPDLANAGHFNLIRQGNIRLEIQFSTALTETINILVYSEFDSIIEIDKSRNVIIDF, encoded by the coding sequence ATGGCTTTTGTACACAATCACTCGTGCGAGTGTTTAAAATCGGAATTGGACTTGTTTTCTGTACCGCCGACACAAACTAGTATAACCAAAGGACAATGGGTGCAATATCACCCTTTCAACAGCATCACCGACGTGGGCCCCTTGCAATTCAACATACAAGGGTCCAGCGAGGAATACATGGATTTGTCGCAGACGATGCTTAATGTTAAACTAAAAATTACTAAACAAGACGGAACCGATCTCCAGCCCGCCGATCCGGTAGGCCCTGCCAATTTACTTTTGCAATCATTGTTTAGCGAAGTTGACGTTTCTTTGAACGAGAGATTGATTACCCCTTCGACAAATACTTATTCGTATAGGGCATTAATTGAAACATTACTGACTTATGGATCCGATGCCAAGAATACACACCTCACGGGTGGGTTGTTTCATAAAGACACGGCCGGTAAAATGGATGTAGCTGACCCTACGCTAGCCGAAAATGCGGTGAATAAAGGTCTTAAAAAACGGGCTCAATACATTGGCGGTAGTCGTTTTGTCGACTTGATTGGACCTATTCATTGCGATATATTTTTCCAAGATCGGATGATGCTCAACGGTGTAGATGTCAAAATTAAACTGCATCGAAGTAAAAACGCATTTAGTCTCATGTCTTCAGATGCCGCGGCCGGTTTTAAGATCCGCCTGGAAGACGCGTCCTTGTTTGTTCGCAAGGTCCGACTGAACCCGTCTATCGCGCTAGCCCACGCAAAAGCTCTGGAACGCGGTCCGGCCAAATACCCGCTGCGTCGCGTTGAGGTCAAGACATTAACTATACCGCGCGGGAATCTATCGTTTACGAGGGAATCGCTGTACAACGGTAATCTACCGAAACGTCTGGTTGTAGGACTGGTGACCACCGAAGCATTCAACGGTAGCTACGAGAAGAACCcctacaattttcaacatttcaacACCAATTTCCTGGCTCTATATATTGACGGTGAGCAAGTACCGTGGAAACCGTTAAAACCAACGTTCGAAGACGGAGGCAACTACATGCTGGCGTATCAGAGTCTATTTTCGGGTTCTAACACGTTGTTCCAGGATACCGGAAATCAGATTTCTAGAGACGATTATCCTAAAGGCTATTCGTTGTTTGCTTTTGACCTGACTCCCGATTTGGCAAATGCCGGACATTTTAATCTAATTCGGCAAGGAAATATACGTTTAGAAATTCAGTTTTCTACGGCTTTGACCGAGACCATCAACATTTTAGTTTATTCAGAATTTGATTCAATCATAGAAATTGACAAGTCTCGTAACgtaattatagatttttaa
- the LOC140061993 gene encoding uncharacterized protein, with translation MSFKNVPAPKLAIGEKARRTMKRVMGNSKTDECSSFKVPTMTSNSSKLLDPRKFFNGQSNDLSKATKPSTSKKTFHSASGMSAKDYAEMTGAEPKITITSTNRIFLSEKRHVVAQRWGEVVYVCLREFYQTEENGAFKPGPVGINLPVLLWQKLFTNIDLILQALDDLQRDINLVEAVRIPLSDTPIIHVIVSNWKEEQFVCIRRCYQAEEGGEFKPGKKGINLPKKQWYKLIEQHGEIQKMIEEVDKAVTVDGGVDENDNGGRRPTSMLK, from the coding sequence ATGAGTTTCAAAAACGTACCTGCTCCAAAATTAGCAATTGGTGAGAAGGCTCGTAGGACTATGAAAAGAGTTATGGGGAACTCCAAAACTGACGAGTGTAGCAGTTTTAAAGTACCAACGATGACTTCTAACTCCTCGAAATTATTGGATCCTAGAAAATTTTTCAACGGTCAATCTAACGATTTGAGTAAAGCAACGAAGCCGTCAACaagtaaaaaaacatttcactCTGCCTCAGGAATGAGCGCCAAGGATTATGCCGAAATGACCGGTGCTGAACCAAAGATTACAATAACCTCAACAAACAGGATTTTTCTGTCTGAAAAACGCCATGTAGTGGCCCAGCGTTGGGGTGAAGTTGTTTATGTTTGCCTCAGAGAATTTTATCAAACGGAAGAAAATGGTGCCTTCAAACCTGGGCCTGTAGGTATTAATTTACCCGTTCTGTTGTGGCAAAAACTTTTTaccaatattgatttaattctTCAAGCCCTAGACGATTTGCAAAGAGACATTAACTTGGTGGAGGCAGTAAGAATCCCTCTTTCGGACACACCTATAATACATGTGATAGTTAGTAACTGGAAAGAAGAGCAGTTTGTATGTATTCGCCGTTGTTACCAGGCCGAAGAAGGAGGCGAGTTTAAACCCGGCAAAAAGGGTATAAACCTTCCAAAAAAACAGTGGTACAAGTTAATCGAACAACACGGTGAAATACAAAAGATGATTGAAGAGGTTGATAAAGCAGTTACCGTCGACGGTGGTGTTGACGAAAACGATAACGGAGGACGCAGGCCTACATCAATGTTGAAATAA